A genomic stretch from Terriglobus sp. RCC_193 includes:
- a CDS encoding TonB-dependent receptor domain-containing protein, giving the protein MLQSARTSVLAALLPLAAVAISYPVFCQESLTSSSLTGRVVDSTGALIPSAQVSVVASSTRLRFNATTDNRGRFRIPYLAPGNYVITSQASGFNTASTSTQLTIGGSFDVTLQMTVGTETTTLSVIAESPILEQNRSQISETVSQAEITQLPFSGRNYLDLALLTPGVSPTNTASVQTFAETSPVIGQGYSINSQRNFSNSFVVDGLSANDDAAGLAGNSYSMDVVHEFQVVTSGGQAEFGRAMGGYFNIVTRSGDNDLHGTVYGFLRNQRLNASNALSRSKLPLTQGQYGASLSGPLKKDHSFFFGNYEGRRLNTNGVVTINPAQAAAVNARLDAIGFTGPRLTVGTGPTTLYPTTGHTDNAFVRFDHRFSDADQFIARYSYYRLNAINARGVGALADVSYGTAVMDTNHTVAISNVAMLSPRTFNETRGQFTWDSLNAPSNTQNSPAVVISGVATFGRFSSSPTARKNLLYEVVDNLVLQRGEHTFKTGIDFLFNDDTITFPMSIAGSYTFASLSAFQSGVTTYSSYAQNFGTPFVRQNNPNTGFYAQDEWKATPALTVNLGIRYDLQFLRTIQTDTNNVSPRVGFAWSPFRSRTTVIRGSYGLFYDRVPLRALANALLSANNTTDPSQGRLLQYSYVPTDTGAPAFPNVSTTPNPGSKISYALMNRSISNAYSEQESLGVEQQLSRTGSFGISYQHVRGLHLLSSYNTNINLDGSRPDSTRGNIKPYDGRFDSTYDGLAVSFVERPVAWGSLRVSYTWSKATNNVGEFFFSSPSNNFDFNVDRGRSDDDQRHRVVFDATLNSPTSPAHGTWDHVTHGWKLGGILQYYSRLPFNIVTGGQTKQQTTQRPCALGYSLTANAGTNPCTEALKGAMIGRNAGVGFDFFNLNTRLSRTFALTDRWRLETIAEAFNALNHRNDMIPNATWGTNPYPTTANASFGQATAVGDPRSVQLALRISF; this is encoded by the coding sequence ATGCTTCAGTCCGCACGCACATCCGTGCTCGCTGCGCTTCTTCCTTTAGCCGCAGTGGCTATCTCATATCCTGTATTTTGCCAGGAGAGTCTTACCAGCAGCTCCCTCACTGGCCGCGTCGTCGATAGTACCGGCGCACTTATTCCGTCGGCCCAAGTGTCTGTTGTCGCTTCCTCAACACGACTTCGATTTAACGCAACTACAGATAACCGTGGTCGTTTTCGAATCCCTTATCTCGCCCCCGGAAACTACGTCATCACCTCGCAAGCTTCGGGATTCAATACGGCATCTACTTCAACACAATTGACCATTGGTGGCTCCTTCGACGTCACCTTGCAAATGACGGTAGGAACCGAAACCACGACCTTGTCCGTCATCGCGGAATCTCCGATTCTCGAACAGAATCGCAGCCAGATTTCAGAGACCGTAAGCCAGGCCGAAATAACACAACTTCCCTTTAGTGGACGAAATTATCTGGACCTTGCGTTACTGACACCGGGCGTAAGTCCCACAAACACGGCCAGCGTGCAAACCTTCGCCGAAACATCCCCAGTGATCGGACAAGGCTATTCCATCAATAGTCAACGGAATTTTTCCAACAGCTTTGTTGTTGATGGTCTATCTGCGAACGACGACGCTGCTGGCCTTGCAGGCAATTCCTACAGCATGGACGTTGTGCACGAGTTCCAGGTGGTTACATCTGGCGGACAAGCCGAGTTTGGCCGTGCTATGGGCGGCTATTTCAACATTGTCACTCGCAGCGGAGACAATGACCTGCATGGAACGGTATACGGCTTCCTCCGCAATCAGCGCCTCAACGCTTCCAATGCACTCTCACGAAGCAAGCTTCCGCTGACACAAGGCCAATACGGTGCAAGCCTTTCGGGTCCGCTCAAAAAAGATCATAGCTTTTTCTTTGGCAACTATGAGGGGCGACGACTGAATACCAATGGAGTAGTTACGATTAACCCGGCACAGGCTGCAGCCGTGAATGCTCGTTTGGATGCCATTGGCTTCACTGGCCCGCGGCTTACCGTGGGCACCGGGCCAACAACGCTGTACCCAACAACAGGCCACACTGATAACGCGTTTGTTCGGTTTGATCATCGATTTAGCGATGCAGACCAGTTCATCGCACGCTATAGCTACTATCGTTTGAATGCAATCAATGCTCGCGGGGTGGGTGCGCTTGCCGATGTGAGTTACGGCACGGCCGTAATGGATACCAACCATACTGTCGCCATCAGCAATGTGGCTATGCTTTCGCCGCGTACGTTCAACGAGACGCGTGGCCAGTTCACATGGGATAGTTTGAATGCTCCATCAAATACTCAGAACAGCCCTGCGGTTGTCATCAGTGGTGTGGCAACATTTGGCCGCTTCTCTTCTTCACCAACAGCGAGGAAGAATCTTCTTTACGAAGTAGTGGACAACCTTGTACTGCAACGAGGAGAACATACCTTCAAGACAGGAATTGATTTTCTGTTTAACGATGACACGATTACATTTCCCATGTCGATCGCGGGCTCTTATACCTTCGCATCTCTGAGCGCATTTCAATCTGGCGTCACCACATATTCGTCGTACGCACAGAATTTCGGAACGCCCTTCGTACGGCAGAACAATCCCAATACCGGCTTTTATGCGCAGGATGAATGGAAGGCAACGCCGGCGCTCACAGTGAATCTAGGCATTCGCTATGATCTACAGTTTCTGAGAACCATTCAGACGGACACAAACAACGTATCTCCTCGAGTGGGTTTTGCATGGTCTCCCTTTCGCAGCCGCACTACAGTGATCCGCGGAAGCTACGGCTTGTTTTACGACCGCGTTCCACTGCGCGCACTTGCGAATGCACTGCTCTCTGCAAATAATACGACCGACCCCTCGCAAGGACGGCTTCTGCAATATAGCTACGTTCCCACTGACACGGGTGCGCCGGCATTTCCCAATGTTTCCACCACGCCTAACCCGGGTTCGAAAATCAGCTATGCCCTGATGAACCGTAGTATTTCCAACGCTTATTCCGAACAGGAAAGCCTCGGAGTTGAGCAACAACTATCACGCACAGGATCGTTTGGTATCAGCTATCAACATGTGCGGGGATTGCATCTTCTATCGTCGTACAACACGAACATTAACCTCGATGGAAGCCGCCCTGACAGCACGCGCGGCAATATCAAACCCTATGATGGACGCTTCGACTCCACTTACGACGGACTTGCCGTATCGTTTGTCGAGCGTCCCGTTGCGTGGGGCAGCTTACGCGTTTCGTATACATGGTCGAAAGCGACGAACAATGTCGGCGAGTTCTTCTTCAGTTCTCCCAGCAACAACTTCGACTTCAACGTAGATCGCGGTCGCTCAGACGATGATCAGCGCCATCGAGTTGTTTTCGACGCAACGCTAAATTCGCCAACCTCCCCTGCACACGGCACATGGGATCATGTGACGCATGGCTGGAAGTTAGGTGGCATCCTGCAGTACTACTCACGTTTGCCGTTCAACATTGTGACCGGAGGGCAGACAAAACAACAAACAACGCAGCGCCCTTGCGCATTGGGGTACAGCCTAACGGCCAATGCTGGCACTAATCCTTGTACCGAGGCCCTTAAGGGAGCCATGATTGGGCGCAATGCGGGTGTTGGCTTTGATTTCTTTAACCTGAATACACGGCTTAGCCGCACCTTTGCACTGACAGACCGGTGGCGGTTAGAGACAATCGCCGAAGCTTTTAATGCACTGAACCATCGCAATGACATGATCCCCAACGCAACCTGGGGAACAAATCCC